A section of the Rhizomicrobium sp. genome encodes:
- a CDS encoding serine hydrolase domain-containing protein, producing MKRPLLILAAALALSACSTFATAPPPATAPAAPPGAGIVDDIDPAKIDTVLKGFVDSHALVGVSALVFQDDREVYFGAFGQADREAKVPMARDTLVQIYSMTKPVSGVALLQLYERGLFRLDDPVAKYIPELADVKVLAGLDKDGKPILETPHRPMTVLDLMRHTSGLASSYSTVDYIKSEVARLEPGDKTHTLAEEARILGTIPLAFHPGERWLYGPSVDMQALLVERLSGEPFDRYLQAHIFGPLKMADTGYYVGPERRARLTALYDWQPDGSMMRAPDDRAFAFNTAHWPLTPGTFGLVSTLDDYMRFARMLEHEGELDGVRILRRETVRLMSTNQLPNAITDRSWLPIKGRVGFGLDVAVRLAQPQGDEAAGTIGEFFWDGAADTLFWVDPVNRIAAVLFTQYMTFGKVPLHPAFRGAVYAHSH from the coding sequence ATGAAACGACCGCTCCTCATCCTCGCCGCCGCCTTGGCGCTGTCCGCGTGCAGCACTTTCGCGACCGCGCCGCCGCCCGCGACCGCACCGGCCGCGCCGCCGGGCGCCGGCATTGTCGACGACATCGATCCGGCGAAGATCGACACGGTGCTGAAAGGCTTCGTCGACAGCCATGCGCTGGTCGGCGTCTCCGCCCTCGTCTTCCAGGACGACCGCGAGGTCTATTTCGGCGCCTTCGGCCAGGCGGACCGCGAGGCCAAGGTGCCGATGGCCCGCGACACGCTGGTGCAGATCTACTCCATGACCAAGCCGGTGTCCGGCGTCGCGCTGCTGCAGCTCTATGAGCGCGGGCTGTTCAGGCTGGACGACCCGGTGGCGAAATACATTCCCGAACTCGCCGACGTCAAAGTCCTCGCCGGGCTCGACAAGGACGGCAAGCCGATCCTGGAGACGCCGCACCGGCCGATGACGGTGCTGGACCTGATGCGCCATACCTCCGGCCTGGCGTCGAGCTATTCGACGGTCGACTACATCAAGAGCGAGGTCGCGCGGCTCGAACCGGGGGACAAGACGCACACGCTGGCCGAGGAGGCGCGCATCCTCGGGACCATCCCGCTCGCCTTCCATCCCGGCGAGCGCTGGCTTTACGGTCCGTCGGTCGACATGCAGGCGCTGCTGGTGGAGCGGCTGTCGGGCGAGCCGTTCGACAGATATCTGCAGGCGCACATCTTCGGCCCGCTGAAGATGGCGGACACCGGCTATTATGTCGGGCCGGAGCGGCGCGCGCGGCTGACGGCGCTCTACGATTGGCAGCCGGACGGATCGATGATGCGCGCGCCGGACGACCGCGCCTTCGCGTTCAACACCGCCCATTGGCCGCTGACGCCGGGCACCTTCGGCCTCGTCTCGACCCTAGACGACTACATGCGTTTCGCCCGGATGCTGGAGCATGAGGGCGAGCTCGACGGCGTGCGCATCCTGCGGCGCGAGACGGTGCGGCTGATGTCGACCAACCAGCTTCCGAACGCGATCACCGACCGCTCCTGGCTGCCGATCAAGGGCCGCGTCGGCTTCGGCCTCGACGTCGCGGTCCGGCTTGCGCAGCCGCAAGGCGACGAAGCCGCCGGCACGATCGGCGAGTTCTTCTGGGACGGCGCCGCCGACACGCTGTTCTGGGTCGATCCGGTCAACCGCATCGCGGCGGTGCTGTTCACGCAATACATGACGTTCGGCAAGGTGCCGCTGCATCCGGCGTTCCGCGGCGCGGTCTATGCCCATTCGCATTGA
- a CDS encoding alpha-glucuronidase family glycosyl hydrolase: MKSLSRCLLLALALLLPQIAHAEDGYDLWLRYRPVERQWLTPYRANVAALMPRGTSPTIQAATDELSRGLSGLLDRPVPVVADLAADGTIVYGTPGNSSLIKALAPSLAKLGDEGYLIRSLDRGGHKVTVIAANSDAGVLYGAFAYLRLLQTRQTVDQLDIVSAPRLKVRILDHWDNLDRTQERGYAGFSIWDWHKMPDYMSPRYTDYARADASVGINGAVLNNVAANANVLTPLYLAKVAALANVLRPYHIRVYLAARWSAPIELDHLTTADPLDPEVQAWWKAKVDEIYKYVPDFGGFLVKANSEGQPGPGDYHRTHADGANVLADALKPHGGIVMWRAFVYAAENPEDRARQAYNEFVPLDGKFRDNVAVQAKNGAIDFQPREPFHPLFGALPHGNLFLEVQLTKEYLGLATSLTYLAPLYEEALNSDTYAKGPGSTVAKVVDGSLFGNTLTGMAGVSNVGDDRNWTGSEFNQANWYAFGRLAWDPSLAARAIAEEWTKMTFTDDPRFVAPVVDMMMASREAVVDYMTPLGLHHLMATGHHYGPGPWVDDLKRPDWNPVYYHKADAAGLGFDRTSTGSNAVAQYAPPVAKEFENIDTTPEKFLLWFHHVPWDRKLASGRTLWDELVVRYDEGVAATARAGATWAKMKPFVDAERYDEEAAYLAIEHKEAQWWRDACLAYFETFSKRPFPAGHAAPPHDVAYYKAIDFPFVPGH, translated from the coding sequence ATGAAATCGCTGTCGCGTTGCCTGCTGTTGGCGCTCGCGCTGTTGCTTCCGCAAATCGCGCATGCAGAGGACGGCTACGATTTGTGGCTGCGCTATCGGCCGGTGGAACGGCAATGGCTGACGCCCTATCGCGCGAACGTCGCGGCGCTGATGCCGCGCGGCACCTCGCCGACCATCCAGGCCGCGACGGACGAGCTTTCGCGCGGGCTGTCCGGCCTGCTCGACAGGCCCGTCCCGGTCGTCGCCGATCTCGCGGCCGACGGCACCATCGTTTACGGCACGCCGGGGAATTCGTCCCTGATAAAGGCGCTGGCGCCGTCGCTCGCGAAGCTCGGCGACGAGGGTTATCTGATCCGGAGCCTCGACCGCGGCGGCCATAAGGTCACGGTCATCGCGGCCAACAGCGACGCGGGCGTGCTCTACGGCGCATTCGCCTATCTGCGGCTGCTGCAGACGCGCCAGACCGTCGACCAGCTCGACATTGTGTCCGCACCCCGGCTGAAGGTCCGCATCCTCGATCATTGGGACAATCTCGACCGCACCCAGGAGCGCGGCTATGCCGGCTTCTCGATCTGGGACTGGCACAAGATGCCGGACTATATGAGCCCGCGCTACACCGACTATGCCCGCGCCGACGCCTCGGTCGGCATCAACGGCGCGGTGCTCAACAACGTGGCGGCGAACGCGAATGTCCTCACGCCGCTCTATCTCGCCAAGGTCGCGGCGCTGGCCAATGTGCTGCGGCCCTATCACATCCGGGTCTATCTCGCCGCACGCTGGAGCGCGCCGATCGAGCTCGACCACCTGACGACCGCCGATCCGCTCGACCCCGAGGTCCAGGCGTGGTGGAAGGCCAAGGTCGACGAGATCTACAAATACGTGCCCGATTTCGGCGGCTTCCTGGTGAAGGCCAATTCGGAAGGCCAGCCCGGGCCCGGCGACTATCACCGCACCCATGCCGACGGCGCCAATGTGCTGGCCGACGCGCTGAAGCCCCATGGCGGCATCGTGATGTGGCGCGCCTTCGTCTATGCGGCGGAGAACCCGGAGGACCGCGCCAGGCAGGCCTATAACGAATTCGTGCCGCTGGACGGCAAGTTCCGGGACAATGTCGCGGTGCAGGCCAAGAACGGCGCGATCGACTTCCAGCCGCGCGAGCCGTTCCATCCGCTGTTCGGCGCCCTGCCGCACGGCAACCTGTTCCTGGAAGTGCAGCTCACCAAGGAATATCTCGGGCTCGCCACCAGCCTCACCTATCTGGCGCCGCTCTACGAGGAAGCGCTGAACAGCGACACCTATGCGAAGGGGCCGGGTTCGACGGTGGCGAAGGTCGTCGACGGCTCGCTGTTCGGCAATACGCTGACCGGCATGGCCGGCGTCTCCAATGTCGGCGACGACCGAAACTGGACCGGCTCCGAATTCAACCAGGCGAACTGGTATGCCTTCGGGCGCCTGGCGTGGGACCCGTCGCTCGCCGCGCGCGCCATCGCCGAGGAATGGACGAAGATGACCTTCACCGACGATCCGCGTTTCGTCGCGCCGGTGGTCGACATGATGATGGCCTCGCGCGAGGCGGTGGTCGACTACATGACGCCGCTGGGCCTGCATCACCTGATGGCGACCGGCCATCACTACGGCCCCGGCCCCTGGGTGGACGACCTGAAGCGTCCGGACTGGAATCCGGTCTACTATCACAAGGCCGACGCGGCGGGCCTCGGTTTCGACCGTACCTCGACCGGCAGCAACGCCGTGGCGCAATACGCGCCGCCCGTCGCCAAGGAATTCGAGAACATCGACACGACGCCGGAGAAATTCCTGCTCTGGTTTCACCATGTGCCGTGGGACCGCAAATTGGCTTCGGGGCGGACGCTGTGGGACGAGTTGGTCGTGCGCTACGACGAAGGCGTCGCGGCGACCGCGCGGGCCGGGGCGACCTGGGCGAAGATGAAGCCCTTCGTCGATGCCGAACGCTATGACGAGGAAGCCGCCTATCTCGCGATCGAGCACAAGGAGGCGCAGTGGTGGCGCGATGCCTGCCTCGCCTATTTCGAGACCTTCTCGAAGAGGCCGTTCCCGGCGGGCCATGCGGCGCCGCCGCACGACGTCGCCTATTACAAGGCGATCGACTTTCCGTTCGTGCCGGGGCATTGA
- a CDS encoding mannitol dehydrogenase family protein translates to MSSFPRLSQETLARRRAGVAVPAYDRSRVRPGIVHFGPGAFHRAHQASYVETVLKTDPRWGIVGIALRHGALAAALAAQDHLYTLAELDAAPRYRIVGALQDYCAAPADPARVFAHLEHPDVRLITITVTEKGYCLDAQGELDLAHPDIAHDVAGAAAPASLIGWIVSALERRRGKSLPAPTVMSCDNVASNGPKLRRAAIAFAEAAGKSDLARWIGGDVRFPATMVDSITPASDDALLALVARTTGLDDAAPVQRESFVQWVIEDCLGPGMPDLAAAGAQLTRDVHAYEQAKLRLLNGAHSALAYLGLLRGRATVGEAMADAPLAAFVERMMREDMAATLAPAKGLEIQPYIGALLKRLRNPAIAHRLIQIASDGSLKLPYRLLEPIADILAKGRSAARPAAAVAGWMRFVADAVRRGDPLGDPLAPLLMRTAAGCNGSAANDVPRFLALGEVFPRGLAANAAFNDALISAYGDLDAALAA, encoded by the coding sequence ATGTCCTCCTTTCCCCGCCTGTCGCAAGAGACTCTCGCCCGCCGCCGCGCCGGCGTCGCGGTTCCCGCTTACGATCGGTCGCGCGTGCGTCCCGGCATCGTCCATTTCGGGCCCGGCGCCTTCCATCGCGCGCATCAGGCGTCCTATGTCGAGACGGTGCTCAAGACCGATCCCCGCTGGGGCATCGTCGGAATCGCGCTGCGCCACGGTGCGCTCGCCGCCGCGCTGGCGGCGCAGGATCATCTCTACACGCTTGCCGAGCTTGACGCGGCGCCGCGCTACCGCATCGTCGGCGCGCTCCAGGATTACTGCGCCGCACCGGCCGATCCGGCGCGGGTCTTCGCGCATCTCGAACATCCGGACGTCCGGCTGATCACGATAACGGTGACGGAGAAGGGCTATTGCCTCGACGCGCAGGGGGAGCTCGATCTCGCCCATCCCGATATCGCGCATGACGTGGCGGGCGCCGCGGCGCCGGCGAGCCTCATCGGATGGATCGTGTCCGCGCTGGAGCGGCGGCGCGGCAAGTCCCTGCCGGCGCCGACCGTGATGAGCTGCGACAATGTCGCGTCGAACGGCCCCAAGCTGCGCCGGGCCGCGATCGCGTTCGCCGAGGCGGCCGGCAAGTCCGACCTGGCGCGCTGGATCGGCGGCGACGTCCGCTTTCCCGCCACCATGGTGGACAGCATCACGCCGGCCAGCGACGACGCGTTGCTGGCGCTGGTGGCGCGGACGACGGGGCTCGACGACGCCGCGCCGGTGCAGCGCGAGAGCTTCGTGCAATGGGTGATCGAGGATTGCCTGGGGCCCGGCATGCCAGATCTCGCCGCCGCCGGCGCGCAATTGACCCGCGACGTGCACGCCTATGAGCAGGCGAAGCTGCGCCTGTTGAACGGCGCGCATTCGGCGCTCGCCTATCTCGGCCTCTTGCGCGGCCGCGCGACGGTGGGCGAGGCCATGGCGGATGCGCCGCTCGCCGCCTTCGTCGAGCGGATGATGCGCGAGGACATGGCCGCCACGCTGGCGCCCGCGAAGGGCCTCGAGATACAGCCCTATATCGGCGCGCTGCTGAAGCGGCTGCGCAATCCGGCGATCGCCCATCGCCTGATCCAGATCGCGTCCGACGGCTCGTTGAAGCTGCCCTATCGCCTGCTGGAGCCGATCGCGGACATCCTGGCAAAGGGCCGTTCGGCGGCGCGGCCCGCCGCCGCCGTGGCGGGATGGATGCGATTCGTCGCCGACGCCGTCCGGCGCGGCGATCCGCTCGGCGATCCGCTCGCGCCCCTGTTGATGCGGACCGCTGCCGGCTGCAACGGCTCGGCGGCCAACGACGTGCCGCGCTTCCTGGCGCTCGGCGAGGTCTTCCCGCGCGGTTTGGCCGCGAATGCCGCGTTCAACGATGCGCTGATATCGGCCTATGGCGATCTCGACGCGGCGCTGGCGGCCTAA